A single region of the Dunckerocampus dactyliophorus isolate RoL2022-P2 chromosome 3, RoL_Ddac_1.1, whole genome shotgun sequence genome encodes:
- the LOC129178868 gene encoding low choriolytic enzyme-like isoform X2, with translation MQQLTKQSCPGRQNYSTLVYFFVFSTARKTDNMIPFVLTVLLLSLAAVSPVGDSTTSHLTHGDKMVDVIDDGGNLRNAVNCTASGCKWPKSGKKVKVPYEISTAYSKKQRKFIIKILKDFMKSTCIHFIKRTEKHRDYLSFISANGCWSHIGRWQNRQQISLKANGCLFRDIVEHEVLHALGFHHEHVRSDRDDHVNIHYENIRPGREYNFEIQETNNLGTPYDFKSVMHYNQFVFSKNGKPTITAKDKSVTNFGTATEMSTNDYARVNKLYNC, from the exons ATGCAACAATTGACAAAACAGTCCTGCCCGGGAAGACAAAATTATTCCACTCTTgtctacttttttgttttttcgacGGCACGAAAGACAGACAACATGATTCCATTTGTCCTCACTGTTCTCCTCCTGTCTCTTGCAGCCGTTTCTCCG GTAGGTGATTCTACAACATCACACTTGACACATGGGGACAAAATGGTGGACGTGATCGATGACGGAGGTAATTTGAGGAATGCTGTCAACTGCACAGCCTCAGGCTGTAAATGGCCTAAATCTGGAAAAAAGGTCAAAGTGCCCTATGAAATCTCCACAGCTTATT CCAAGAAGCAGAGGAAATTCATCATAAAAATTCTGAAAGACTTCATGAAAAGCACCTGCATTCACTTTATTAAGAGGACGGAAAAACATAGAGACTATCTGTCCTTCATCTCTGCCAATGG gtgtTGGTCGCACATTGGTCGTTGGCAAAACAGACAGCAAATCTCCTTGAAGGCCAACGGTTGTTTATTCAGAGATATCGTGGAGCACGAGGTTCTCCATGCACTTGGATTCCACCATGAGCATGTTCGTTCAGACAGAGACGACCATGTCAACATTCATTATGAAAACATCAGGCCAG GACGGGAATATAATTTTGAAATTCAGGAAACCAACAACCTGGGTACCCCCTATGATTTTAAATCTGTGATGCACTACAACCA atTTGTCTTCTCAAAAAACGGCAAACCAACCATCACTGCCAAAGACAAGTCTGTCACTAATTTTGGCACTGCAACTGAGATGAGCACTAATGACTATGCACGTGTCAACAAACTTTATAATTGCT AA
- the LOC129178686 gene encoding hatching enzyme 1.2-like, with protein MTSLVLTVLLLPLTVISPASINTSNGGTKTELYTSEKIERANENIVTSNTAGSHLTYGDIMVDMIEDGGVLRNAVTCTASSCKWPKNKKNKVKIPYEITSDFSKKEANFIKKILKGFKKSTCIRFIKKKSKHRDYLSFISADGCWSYLGRTGNRQQISLKSQGCLFTDIVQHEVLHALGFHHEHVRSDRDDHVEINFDNIQPGVERNFELSPTNNLGTPYDFQSVMHYSPYAFSVNGQRTITAKNNSITNFGNAVEMSVNDYARVKRLYEC; from the exons ATGACATCACTTGTCCTCACCGTTCTCCTTCTGCCTCTAACGGTCATTTCTCCG GCCTCGATCAATACTAGTAATGGTGGAACCAAAACAG AATTATACACGTCTGAGAAAATTGAAAGGGCGAACGAGAATATCGTGACAA GTAATACTGCAGGATCACACTTGACATATGGGGACATAATGGTGGACATGATCGAGGACGGAGGTGTTTTGAGGAATGCTGTCACCTGCACCGCCTCGAGCTGTAAATGGcctaaaaataagaaaaataaggtcAAAATTCCCTATGAAATCACCAGCGATTTTT CCAAAAAGGAGGCcaacttcattaaaaaaatcctgaaaggtTTCAAGAAAAGCACCTGCATCAGATTTATTAAAAAGAAGTCAAAGCACAGGGACTACTTATCCTTCATTTCCGCCGACGG GTGTTGGTCGTACCTTGGCCGTACAGGAAACCGACAGCAAATCTCCTTGAAGAGCCAGGGTTGTTTATTCACAGATATCGTGCAGCATGAGGTTCTCCATGCGCTTGGGTTCCACCATGAGCATGTTCGCTCTGACAGAGACGACCACGTTGAAATTAATTTTGATAACATCCAACCAG GAGTGGAACGCAACTTTGAGCTTTCGCCAACAAACAACCTGGGTACCCCGTATGACTTCCAGTCTGTGATGCATTACAGCCC aTACGCCTTCTCCGTAAACGGCCAACGAACAATCACTGCCAAAAACAACTCCATCACTAATTTTGGCAATGCAGTTGAGATGAGTGTTAATGACTACGCCCGTGTCAAAAGGCTTTACGAGTGCT AA
- the LOC129178868 gene encoding low choriolytic enzyme-like isoform X1 produces the protein MQQLTKQSCPGRQNYSTLVYFFVFSTARKTDNMIPFVLTVLLLSLAAVSPVGDSTTSHLTHGDKMVDVIDDGGNLRNAVNCTASGCKWPKSGKKVKVPYEISTAYSKKQRKFIIKILKDFMKSTCIHFIKRTEKHRDYLSFISANGCWSHIGRWQNRQQISLKANGCLFRDIVEHEVLHALGFHHEHVRSDRDDHVNIHYENIRPGREYNFEIQETNNLGTPYDFKSVMHYNQFVFSKNGKPTITAKDKSVTNFGTATEMSTNDYARVNKLYNCCE, from the exons ATGCAACAATTGACAAAACAGTCCTGCCCGGGAAGACAAAATTATTCCACTCTTgtctacttttttgttttttcgacGGCACGAAAGACAGACAACATGATTCCATTTGTCCTCACTGTTCTCCTCCTGTCTCTTGCAGCCGTTTCTCCG GTAGGTGATTCTACAACATCACACTTGACACATGGGGACAAAATGGTGGACGTGATCGATGACGGAGGTAATTTGAGGAATGCTGTCAACTGCACAGCCTCAGGCTGTAAATGGCCTAAATCTGGAAAAAAGGTCAAAGTGCCCTATGAAATCTCCACAGCTTATT CCAAGAAGCAGAGGAAATTCATCATAAAAATTCTGAAAGACTTCATGAAAAGCACCTGCATTCACTTTATTAAGAGGACGGAAAAACATAGAGACTATCTGTCCTTCATCTCTGCCAATGG gtgtTGGTCGCACATTGGTCGTTGGCAAAACAGACAGCAAATCTCCTTGAAGGCCAACGGTTGTTTATTCAGAGATATCGTGGAGCACGAGGTTCTCCATGCACTTGGATTCCACCATGAGCATGTTCGTTCAGACAGAGACGACCATGTCAACATTCATTATGAAAACATCAGGCCAG GACGGGAATATAATTTTGAAATTCAGGAAACCAACAACCTGGGTACCCCCTATGATTTTAAATCTGTGATGCACTACAACCA atTTGTCTTCTCAAAAAACGGCAAACCAACCATCACTGCCAAAGACAAGTCTGTCACTAATTTTGGCACTGCAACTGAGATGAGCACTAATGACTATGCACGTGTCAACAAACTTTATAATTGCTGTGAGTAA